From Streptomyces sp. TLI_235, a single genomic window includes:
- a CDS encoding basic membrane protein A: MRRSLKLAAVVLSGSLGIASLAACGAKSTDNNTSSGSSSGASGVKVGMAYDIGGRGDQSFNDSAARGLDQAKDQLGVQVTEAEAKTGEAEADKEARLKSLVSAGYNPVIAVGFVYQAAVEKVAKENPNVKFAIIDSASDTQPSNVTSLTFSEQEGSYLAGVAAASKSKAKHIGFIGGVQSELIKKFEAGYKAGAKSVDPNIVVETTYLTTPPDFSGFNDPGKGKEAAQGQLDKGADVIYSAAGSSGNGSIEAVASKGKWAIGVDSDQATQPALSKYKANILTSMVKNVNVAVFDYIKAYKDGNPLTGVKNFDLKAEGVSLAQTGGFLKDIQPKIDAATQAITSGATKIPTTPEN, translated from the coding sequence TTGCGCCGTTCACTGAAGCTCGCCGCGGTAGTGCTCTCGGGTTCCCTGGGCATCGCCTCGCTCGCCGCTTGCGGCGCAAAGAGCACCGACAACAACACCTCGTCCGGTTCCTCCTCCGGCGCCTCCGGCGTCAAGGTCGGCATGGCCTACGACATCGGCGGCCGCGGCGACCAGTCGTTCAACGACTCCGCCGCCCGCGGTCTCGACCAGGCCAAGGACCAGCTCGGCGTCCAGGTCACCGAGGCCGAGGCCAAGACCGGTGAGGCCGAGGCCGACAAGGAGGCCCGCCTCAAGTCGCTGGTCAGCGCCGGCTACAACCCGGTCATCGCGGTCGGCTTCGTCTACCAGGCCGCCGTCGAGAAGGTCGCCAAGGAGAACCCGAACGTCAAGTTCGCGATCATCGACTCCGCCTCCGACACCCAGCCGAGCAACGTCACCTCGCTGACCTTCTCGGAGCAGGAGGGTTCGTACCTCGCCGGCGTGGCCGCCGCCTCCAAGAGCAAGGCCAAGCACATCGGCTTCATCGGCGGTGTGCAGTCCGAGCTCATCAAGAAGTTCGAGGCCGGCTACAAGGCGGGCGCCAAGTCCGTCGACCCGAACATCGTGGTGGAGACCACCTACCTCACCACCCCGCCGGACTTCAGCGGCTTCAACGACCCGGGCAAGGGCAAGGAAGCCGCGCAGGGCCAGCTGGACAAGGGTGCGGACGTCATCTACTCCGCCGCCGGCTCCTCCGGCAACGGCTCCATCGAGGCCGTCGCCTCCAAGGGCAAGTGGGCCATCGGCGTCGACTCCGACCAGGCCACCCAGCCCGCGCTGTCGAAGTACAAGGCCAACATCCTGACCTCCATGGTCAAGAACGTGAACGTGGCCGTCTTCGACTACATCAAGGCGTACAAGGACGGCAACCCGCTGACCGGCGTCAAGAACTTCGACCTGAAGGCCGAGGGCGTCTCGCTGGCCCAGACCGGCGGCTTCCTGAAGGACATCCAGCCGAAGATCGACGCCGCCACCCAGGCGATCACCTCCGGCGCCACCAAGATCCCCACCACCCCGGAGAACTGA